CCGCTGTTTTACGAGGTGACGGAAACCTCGGCTCGCTCCGCTGGACCCTCCAAGCCTGTCGTCGAAACCTGTCGCCCCCTTGAGTTTACTCAGTCGCGGTCGCGGCGCCTCGCGGCCCGCTCGATCTCGCGCTTGGCATCGCGGTCGGCGATGGCGTCGCGCTTGTCGTGCTGCTGCTTTCCCTTGGCCAGGGCCATTTCCACCTTGGCCCACCGCCCCTCCTTGAGGTACATGGAAAGGGGGATGAGGGTCAGTCCTTTCTCCTTGATCTTGCCGATGAGGCGGACGATCTCGCCCCGGTGCATCAGGAGCTTGCGGGGGCGCTTCTCGTCGTGGTTGTAGTAGCTGCCCTTGTCGTAGGGGGAGATGTGGAGGTTCTGAAGCCAGAGCTCGGCCCCCTCGAAACGGGCGAAGCTGTCCTTCAGGTTGACGCGACGTTCCCGCACCGACTTGATCTCCGTTCCGGTGAGGACGATGCCCGCCTCGAAGGTCTCGAGGATGAAGAATTCGAATCGGGCCTTGCGATTGGTGGCGACGGGCACGTTGACCATGATGGACCCCTCCTGTGACGATTATAGAGGGCCCCGAGATGAAAGTCAACATTCGTCAAAATCTTCCCGCCGCCCGACACAAAGGCCCTTCTCGGCAGAGAAGGGCCTTTTCCTGCTTGATTGGTCGGGGCGAGAGGATTTGAACCTCCGGCCTCCTAGTCCCGAACCAGGCGCGCTAACCAGGCTGCGCTACGCCCCGAACAGCAGAGATTGTAACACCCCTTCGGGAGAGCGTCAACGCGCAGATAGGCCGGGGCAAGGCCGTTGCGGCATCTCTGACGTTTTGATTCGAACCAGAGCGGGGGTTTTGTTTACTTTTGCTCAGCGTTGGAGTTGTCCCCCTATCGTTCATAGAGTATCATAACCATTAGGCAGATGTATGGTGCGCACTTGTGTTTCGAGTACACCATACAGGTTTTACCATCAACAAGGGGGGATTATTTTGAAGTGGTTGAAGGTGGATCCGGATAAGTGTGTCGGCTGCGGGACCTGCATGGAGACCTGCTCGACGACGTGGTTCAAGGAGAACAATCCCGCGCTCTCCCGAATCCAGGTCACGAAGAAGGACGAGGACCATTACGATCTGAACGCCTGCAACCAGTGCGGCACCTGCATCGACATGTGCCCTGTCGGGGCTCTGGCCCGCGACGGCAACGGCATCATCCGCATGGACGAGAAGAAGTGCGTCGGCTGCCTCATGTGCGTCGGCTTCTGCCCGACGAAGAGCTTCTTCTACCATGCCGCCAGGCGTCCCGAGCCTTTCAAGTGCATCGCCTGCGGGCTCTGCGTCAAGAAGTGCCCCGTCGAAGCCCTCGAAATCGTGACGGAATAAGACGGGACAAAGGAGGTCACAGGGAAATGACAAAGGAAATGAAGCTCATCGCCGAGTGGTCCTATTCGCCTTCCGAGGTCGTCAAGGGCTACGCGAATCAGACCCTATACGTCAACGTCGGCAAGCAGGAGTTCGCCGCCAGGCCCGTCTCGGAGGATATGAAACTCAAGTTCACCGGCGGTCGCGGTTTCGACCTCAAGCTCCTCTGGGACGCCGTCAACGAGAAGACCCGGTGGAACGATCCCGAGAACGAGATCGTCATTTCCGGCGGCCCCCTCTGCGGCACCACGCAGTACCCCGGCGCCGGCAAATTCTACGCCGCCTTCATCTCTCCCCTTTCGGACCAGACCTACGACAGCAACTCCGGCGGCCACTTCGGCCCCCTGTTGAAGCTCGCCGGTTTCGACGCCCTCGAGGTCCAGGGCAAGGCCGACAGGGACGTCGTCGTCGTCATCGACGGCGATGCCGCCAAGGTCCAGATCTTCGAATCCGCCTTCGACGACATCAACGCCTACACCATCACCGAAGAGCTCCACGAGATGTTCTCCGACGGCTCCAACGACGACAAGCGCTTCGTCTCCGTCATCTCCGCCGGCAAGGCCGCCGAGTCGAGCTACTGGGGCTGCCTCAACACCAGTTTCTGGGACATCCGCCGCAAGGTGGCCCGCCTGAAGCAGGCCGGTCGCGGCGGCGGCGGCACCATCCTCCGCGACAAGAAGATCGCCGCCCTCGTCGTCAGGAGCCACAAGCTCTCGGGCGACATCAACAAGGCCGTCGACATCCAGGTCCTCCAGGATCGGGGCAACAAGCTCCACCGCGAGATCCACGATCTCGACGCCCAGCAGTGCCGGATGCGCACGGCCGGCACGCCCCACCTGAACGAGATCATGAACGAGTACCATCTCCTGCCGACGCATAACTACAAGTTCGGCTCCCACAAGGACATCGACAACATCCGCTCCTCCGTCTACGAGAACCTCTTCACCCAGGGCATCCCCGACGGCTGCTGGTACGGCTGCTCCATGGCCTGCGCCAAGGCCGTCGACAACTACACGATCCAGACGGGCCCCTGCAAGGGCAAGGTCGTCACCGTCGACGGCCCCGAGTACGAGACGGCCGTCTCCCTCGGATCCAACGTGGGCGTCTTCGATCCCCTCTGGACGATCGAGGGCAACTTCTACGCCGACCACTACGGCATCGATACCATCTCCCTCGGCACGGGCCTTGCCTTCGTCTGCGAGTGCTACGAGAAGGGCTTCATCACCAAGGAGCACACGGGAGGCCTCGATCTTAACTTCGGCCGGGCCGCCGACCTGATGGAGCTCATCCACCGCATGGCCGAGGGCAAGGACGCGTTCGCCCTCGCCGTCGGCAAGGGCGTCCGCAAGATGAAGAAGATCTTCTCCGAGCGCTATGGCGCCCCCTACGAGGAGATGGAGAAGTTCGGCATGGAGGGCCAGGGCGTCGAGGTCTCCGAGTACGTGCCGAAAGAGTCCGTCGCCCAGTGGGGCGGCTTCTTCCTCACCCTCAAGGGCCCCCAGCACGACGAGGCCTGGCTCATCTTCATGGACCGCGTCAACAAGCAGCTCCCCACCTTCGAGGACAAGGCCGAGGCCCTTCACTACTTCCCCAACTTCCGGACCTGGTTCTCTCTCGTGGGCCTCTGCAAGCTGCCCTGGAACGACGTCGAGCCCGCCGACAACGCCACCAAGCACCGCCCTCAGGACGCCGCCCGCGTCCCCGAGCACGTTCAGAACTACGTCGATATCTTCAACGCCGTCACGGGCCGCAACATCGACAAGGAAGAGATCGTCACCATGTCGGAGCGCGTCTACAACTTCCAGCGCGTCTTCAACCTCCGCATGGGCAAGGGAACGCGGAAGGACCACAACATCCCCCTGCGGGCCCTGGGACCCGTCTATGCCGACGAGTGGGAGGCCCGCGCCGAGTACTACGACAACGAGCTGAAGAGCGCC
The DNA window shown above is from Aminithiophilus ramosus and carries:
- a CDS encoding aldehyde ferredoxin oxidoreductase family protein, yielding MTKEMKLIAEWSYSPSEVVKGYANQTLYVNVGKQEFAARPVSEDMKLKFTGGRGFDLKLLWDAVNEKTRWNDPENEIVISGGPLCGTTQYPGAGKFYAAFISPLSDQTYDSNSGGHFGPLLKLAGFDALEVQGKADRDVVVVIDGDAAKVQIFESAFDDINAYTITEELHEMFSDGSNDDKRFVSVISAGKAAESSYWGCLNTSFWDIRRKVARLKQAGRGGGGTILRDKKIAALVVRSHKLSGDINKAVDIQVLQDRGNKLHREIHDLDAQQCRMRTAGTPHLNEIMNEYHLLPTHNYKFGSHKDIDNIRSSVYENLFTQGIPDGCWYGCSMACAKAVDNYTIQTGPCKGKVVTVDGPEYETAVSLGSNVGVFDPLWTIEGNFYADHYGIDTISLGTGLAFVCECYEKGFITKEHTGGLDLNFGRAADLMELIHRMAEGKDAFALAVGKGVRKMKKIFSERYGAPYEEMEKFGMEGQGVEVSEYVPKESVAQWGGFFLTLKGPQHDEAWLIFMDRVNKQLPTFEDKAEALHYFPNFRTWFSLVGLCKLPWNDVEPADNATKHRPQDAARVPEHVQNYVDIFNAVTGRNIDKEEIVTMSERVYNFQRVFNLRMGKGTRKDHNIPLRALGPVYADEWEARAEYYDNELKSAGVDPAGLAVEEKIARLQKARLAQWEQLKDTVYKRRGWDRNGIPTVKKLKELGMDLPEVIAVVEKHARPEDQWQD
- the smpB gene encoding SsrA-binding protein SmpB; this translates as MVNVPVATNRKARFEFFILETFEAGIVLTGTEIKSVRERRVNLKDSFARFEGAELWLQNLHISPYDKGSYYNHDEKRPRKLLMHRGEIVRLIGKIKEKGLTLIPLSMYLKEGRWAKVEMALAKGKQQHDKRDAIADRDAKREIERAARRRDRD
- a CDS encoding 4Fe-4S binding protein; translated protein: MKWLKVDPDKCVGCGTCMETCSTTWFKENNPALSRIQVTKKDEDHYDLNACNQCGTCIDMCPVGALARDGNGIIRMDEKKCVGCLMCVGFCPTKSFFYHAARRPEPFKCIACGLCVKKCPVEALEIVTE